CTCCCAGTGTTGGCCAGGCTGGGCTTGACGTCGAGGCTTCAGGTGATCCTCCTTCAGCCTCTCTCGTAGCCAGGACTACAGGTGCATACCATTGTGTCCAGTATGCTTTTGAGAAGGGCACTGCCCTTCAGTCAATTGCAGGCTGTGGTGGAATGCCATAAAGCAGCATCTTAATTAGAGTATAGGCATGAGCATGCTGCGAAGCCACAGATGCTGGGGCTGGGGGGGtgcaggggaggggacaggggctGAACTGGGATCCCTTAGCGTCTAACTGTGAATTTGGGAGTGTCAACTAAATCTTCCTGACCTCTAGCTGTGCATTAGGATGATAGTGGTAGCTACCTCAGTTATGGTATAAGACTTGAATAAGTTCCTATCAACAGGAACTGGCACTGGGGATGTGAAATGCATGGTCACACAGGACTCCTCACTGTGTTCTGAGCTTATCCTGAAATGTGAACATAGGGCCCTCCAATTTCCTTTTCGCAATGGCCCCTGTGGGTTCTGCTGCTAGTGCATTGGGGTTGCTGCCTTCTCTATGTGGTTACTTCCTATTGCTCTGAAAAGGCAGAATCAGGGTGTTTTAGAGGTCATAAGGTCAGAGGGTGTGTAAACAGTAGGTGTGTCTTCAGATCTGGCatattaattgaggtgggaatggTCAGGACAGGGCAGGGGCTTGCATGCAAGGACACTTGGTCCTTAAGGGCTCCTCTTTTGCCGGTCAGCAGTTGAAGTCTGCTGCCTCTGGACTTGGGGTACTCACCACAGGTGGAGCTTTTGTCAATGCCATCTTCCCAGCCAGGTGGGCCTGCATAGCTCCCAGCTTCTCCTTTTCCAGCTCCAGCTGTGGGAATGTACACCAAAGTGGGGCCTCCACCTGGTCTTTCACAGCCACACTTCTGACTATGCTAAGACCGACCCTTGAAAGGTCCACCCTCACATCCTTCTTTCCCCTCAGCCATACTCCACCACAGGCATTACCTGCTgctccagagactgcaccacttCTCTCTGGAGGAGGCACTGGGCCTTGCCCTTCTCATCCAAGAGGTGATCTGCTTGGCAGTGCCTGAGCAAAGAGAAGATTCCATGTAGCTGGCCATGGTGGGTGTACCAGTTAGGGACATTCTAGACCCTTTGGGAGATTTCCCTATGCTCATCCCCCCGCCCCCATTCACCTTAAACACATACTCTTTAGCAACTACAGGCTTCCAGGCCTGAGCTTGTTTACTGAGTCTGGAAAAAGTGCTGGGGATGACATTAGAAAGGAGCTAAACACGGGATAGCATTTCAAGTGGCAGGCGCAGCCTATGCCAAGGCCTGGCCATGCAGGACCTGTACCATTGCCAAGGTAGAAAGAGGGGAAAGAGCTCTAGTCATCTAGAGGAGCAGAAATTTGAGGCATGAGGAAAGCAGGACAAAGTagttaggtgtgtgggttctggaACCTGGCTACCTGTGTTCATAGTCAAGATTCATCACTCAGGACCTATGCGAGCTTGACTGACCCTTAATTCTCTGTGGCCTTCGATGCTTTTGTGTATAAAATGAAGGTAACTATCAGCATAGACCTTTATTATTATGTCTCTTCATACATGTGAGGTAACCTGGGCCTAGAGATCAgtaacttgcccaaggtcacagagtCAGGGAGGGATGGAGTCTCAAGCCTTATGACTCCTATCATCCACTGGGAGGAGAGTGAGCTGAGGTATGCAGTTTAGCCCTTTGCTCAGACAGCAGAGCTCCGTGGGTAGGGTCAGGCTACTCACTTGAGAAACTCTCCCGGCTCCTCGAAGGCCTTCTCACAACCCGGCCACTTGCAGACTCCGTTTGCCAGCAGTGGGTAGGATCCTTGTGGTGCAGCCAGAAGGTTGCTGGGGGTGGGAGAATGGGATGTCAgcagaggagaaggcagaaacGGGGCGAGGAggggcttgccagtcctgccaaCTCACCTGTCTTTCCTGGGTGTACCTGAGCGTGGGAAGGTGCAGAGTAGAGCCGGCTCCCTGGACACCCATTCCAGACTGGCCACATTGATCCCTGTGGGTAGAGACAGGGCACTTCTGGATCTGCAGACCAAATGCTACAGCTTGTCCCAGAAGGCCTCTCCCCTTCCTGAGCCTTGAAGACTCTGTGTCATAGGACTCCGCTGTCCCTACCGTCCAGGGCTTCTGACAGAACAGCCTAAAGATGGCCATTGGTAAGTGATGGCATTTTGACTAATGATAgtgatttgtgatttttttttttttacattctgtCTTCAAGATTCTAAGCCTGACATTTTTTGGAGGTTGGAGTTTCCATGACTCTTAACACCCCTTTAGACCTCCATAGGGCTATAATTCAGAAACCATTTACATTACATATGTTCAAAGATTGGAGAACGTAGAGATACTGTGAAGGTATTACCAGGTGGCAGGCCAGGCCGGGCCTTGAGGGAGAAGACTCCAGTGGCAGCAGTAGGCGGTGGGAGGCCGATCATCGCTGGGTTGTCCAGTGGGCGCACTTGTAGCACAGGGGTGTGGCCATGTGCGTCTACAGTGGAGAGCTGTGGAACACATATGGACCATGCCTCAGCCGGGCTTGGGGCTCTGCTCCACAGCTGCACTGTCTGTTCCCTCCTCCCAGCCTCTTCACATTCCATACCTGATGCATAAAGTGTGGTCTGTCCTGGAGAAGTGCCTGCAGGTGCGGTGAGGGGCCTAGTCGGGCCCCAGAGGGTGCCACCATGACTAGGGGCACTGTAGGCAgctggagggagaagggaggtgcCGTGAGATGCCAGCCTCATCTTCATAGTTCTGTGTTGCATTCCTCAGCTCTTAACTAAATCCCACATATATGGAATCTGAGGCTCGTGGAGACTGAATTCATCAAGGTCAAATAGTTATAAGAGGTAGAAGTGGTTCCAACACTGTTACCTTACCTTCTTGGGCCCAACCAATTCCTCTTGTCACAGTGGAATGAGAATACATGGCCATCTATGCCCATGGGATAATAATAAGGTCTCCTATCAGGACAAGGATTAGGAGGGGTGGGGAAAGCCTAGAATCTCTGAGGCCTGGAGAGTGGGGATTTTCTTGGCCCTGCAATATCTGCATAAGTCATAGACTTGCCTGGGACCCATAAACCACTTCCTGTGCCCCAGTCAGCCCCCCCTCCTGCCACATGCCACAGTAAAGGTCGACACCTATAGGCTCAAGTACCCCACCCTGCTTGCCCCATTCTGGGCCCTGGGCCTCACCTGCAGCTGTGATGGTGGCAGGGGGttcaaggaagaagaggaggtgtgGGCCCCACTTCGCAGGTCCCGGCCTTGGAAGGGTCCCCCAGGACCCCTGGTCCCTAGGAGTTCTGAGCCCTTGGGCGCAGTCTTCCAGCTTGGCAAGCCTCCTGGGGACGGGCCAGGGGCCAAGGAAGGAGCCATAGGCTTAGCTGGCCTTGGGTTGGGCATCAGGTTCTTGTCTGAGGCAGGCTGAAAGGACAACAGTGGAGTGAAGTCACATGCATTCCAGGGATGGTGTAAGAAAGTCAACATTTACAGATGGTGTAAGATAGTTCAACATTTCCAGCCTCTGGTCAGAATAGGTGTTGGCTGGGACATGCCACAAAGGGCCCCGTGACTATACCTCTGGCCTGTCTTACATACACATACCCTACCTTCCCTGATATCAGGAGCACAGGTTGATGTATATATCCCACACACGCATATGTCCAGCACCTCACTTGCTTGCATACACCACACAGTCCTGTCATGGATGCGGGGCAATGGGGAGTTGGTTTGTGGGGCCTCGGCACTCTGCACAGGCCTCACAGTCTTTGCTGATTCTGCCAAGGCTTGtcttggactctcttcttgtcATTTTATTCCAGTGACTTGGGCGGACTCAAAAGATTCAGCTGGATGCCGTGAGTGGGAAGGCTACAGGGAGTGGCTACTGTACTAGTGGGAAGTCTGCTGAGATAGTGGAGGGGAGTGACGCTGGTGCTACCAACCTGGATAACGGCAGAGGAGCTGCCGAAACGTGGCTGACTTCCAAGTCTCGTGTGAAGGCAGAGTCAGGAAAAGTTGCCGGAGCTTGGATGGAGATGAGAGAAAAGGTCAAGATGACACCTGGGTTTTGGCATAAGCAGCTACGACAGTGGGCATTACCAGAGATAGATGGGAGAGGATGGAGGAGCACGGTTTGCAGCGATAGTCAGGTGTGGCTTGATGCAAAGGTAAGCAGTAGATGCAGGGGAGACTTGCAGGTAGAATTCATCACTGCAGAGCTCAGGGCCACAGCGTGGGTTTGTCTTCTCTGGGCTTTTGTCTGGCATGGAGTTGGCATGGCAGGTGCCAGAAAAAAAGATGGACAGGGTTGCTTGATCCAGGGCCCCACGGAGCTCCTCAATCTCTGCCCTTCAGTCTTCTGATTTCCTCCTCAAAGCTCTACATGGCGACTCAGGTTCCTGTGCTGAGCCGAGTACCTTACATTCCCTTAAGACAgtggctttcatttttttttcaggatctTATAGTTCTAGTCAGAGACAGAACCAGATCTTGAACTGACTATAGAATTCCACCCTCATTTTAATTAAGGGGATAGCCAAGTTCAGAATTCTATAGACTTGTCATAGCCTGGGACCTCCTTTCctttttagatagggtctcatgtagcctgggctagcctggaactcactgtataccTAGGCTGTCCCTAAACTCCTTGCTTCTGCcttttgagtactgggattacagactacAATTTCAGGCTGATATCACCTCATCTTTCGCTAGGAAGTATATAGAGCACGTTTTCCCTgctgtttatgtgcatgtgactATGTCATTCTCCATTCTTCTCTACTACATGGTTGGGCATCTCTCTTTTGTGAACAGCCTGGGGAAAGCATGGACGGTTTTGGAAGGCAAGTGGATCTTATCTGCTATCACGTCTGGGGCTCCTCAGAGCTCAGAGAGATTAGTCCAAGAACCGAGGTATTAAAACTAGTGTGTCATGGGTTAAAACATTAGCATGAAGTGTCTGGGTCTGTGGGGGCTGAGACTGGCTTCCTAGAACCGTCATGCGATGAGCTGAAAGACTGAATGAAGGCAGGCAGCCATGATGCGATGCTTCTCCAAGAAAGAGCAGCAAAGGAaagcatcagaaatgaaaagaagggcAGGAATTATAGGAAGAATCAACCCTGACGCCATCTTCATCTTGGTCTTATATCCTCCAGAACTATGACATGATAGTTCTATGCTATGTACATCACTTCATTTGTGATACTTCATTACAGTAGCCCAAGCAAATGTGTGTCAAGTTTGATGAGTGGGATTTTCCATTATACTGGCTTAGCCCACGTGGCCGGACCATGGTCACTTTTGAAGCGCTCCGTATATTTGGTCAGAACTTATAAGAAATCTCCTTCTTTAAACACATCTGGAACTGGTGTGACTGTGAAGCATCACTACATTCTCGGAAAGGGACCTGAATTGCATATGGTCTGTCTAGTGGTTCTAGGGACCTGGAGGGCtgggctggccagccagcttccTGCACTGTCTGTTGGGGCGTTCCTTTTTGACTGTTTCTTAGAAGCTGTATGGAGGTTGTTTCTGGGACATAGAATATGTTTTCCTATCGGGGTCTATATCTGGGCCCTGTTGTCACAACCCCAACTTGGCCAGATTTTTCTGCCATTGACGTCATGGCGGCCGGATGCATTGGGCTTCATCGGcaacaaggaggaagagaagggggcagACAACCCACCCCACAGGTTTCGTTCTGAGAAGTGGCTAGTTTATCCTGTAGCCGGATAGGCCCAGGTAGGGTGATGTGGGTGCTAGCGGATGTGGTAGGTGACGTCCATCTGGCTACCATGCAAAACCCAAGTTCTATAGATTCTGCCTTTCTTGGATGTCAGAGGGGCCCAAGGCTGGATGCTTGGTGAGTGTTAGGCAGGCCTCGTGAGACCCCTTTGGGTCTTCAAATGCTGTAGTAACAGAAACTCAGAACCGTTGAATATCACTTATCAGAGCCAACGGATTTCAGAATTTCAAGAACACCGACTCTGTAGGGTATATGTTTCCACCTTCTCACTGTGTGGATCGATGTCCCAGAGCCCAAAGAAATGGAAACCACCCAAAGCCAGGAAGCTCCAAGCTCCATAAGGCCTCTGGCTCCGTCTGGAGTGTCAGCAGGTCCTCAGCCGCCTCCTGAGCTCCATTAAGGCAGACGGTTGGAAAACGCTCTACTGTCCTGATCTAGGGCCAGGCTTTGCCCTTCTGGGACAAAGGGCCTTCCTGTCCATCTCTGAGCCCACTTTGCCCTTCTAGACTGGGGAGGGAAGAGTGTGGGATGAAGGATGGCCGgggtctttctgtcctttctaatCTGGGACAGAAACAGGAGCCATCTTGCAAAGTTAGTACACAAAAACGCTGAGCAAATGTCAGTGACTGATAAATGGCTCCAGACCTGGTATCCTGGGACAACTGTCCAGAAATAACAACGTTTTTCCAGAGACAGGGATAAGAGGAAGATATTTGGCCTGGCCCTCATGGAAAGAGCATACCACCAGGCTTTTTGGAAGGGCCCAGAATGGTGGTCCCAAGGAGCCCAGTATGAACTCTGAGGGTTCATACTTAACTGATATTTCTCCATCATTACTAGTATTCTTTGGTCAGCTAGGACTTCTGACTCATGGGGCCCAGAACCTCACACAGGCCAGAGCTTGTGAGGCATGGCCCCATGCCATGATTATGGACCATCCTCTGCAAATCTGGATCCAACTTGTGAGAAGGTAGAAGAGGGAATGAGACCTCAGGTGTTCTGTTAGCTCCTGGGTACTGAGAGGTAAACTGAGGTCTGCAATGGGGGATGGTCAGAGTCAAGATCCCACTGAGAATTCTGAGATCTGATCTTCAGTTTAACTCTGACACAACATCTCTGTGAGGCCTGGGAGGGAGCCTTCCTGTCTGAGCCCAGTTTGCCCTTCTAGACTAGGGAACAAAGAGTATGGGATGGAGGAAATTCAGAGTCTTTCTGTCCTGTGTCTGGGGCAAATCTTatggatgatatatatatatatacatatatatatacatatatatatatatatataatgtgtttgTAAATACAGATATAGAAGAGATACAGATAGAGAAATCGAGAAAGACATGAGATGGAATAGGAatagaacacacagagagacaatgaGGACAGTTTAGAGGAATaatgacagagaaataatgaacaaaagaatgagaggcaggagagaactgacccaaATAATCCCCGGCCTCTGTCTGGAGGACTAACGCTGCTAGGGGCCAGAGATACCCATGGCTAGTATTGAATTGTTTTGCAAAGCAACATCAGAAAAATAGCGTGGGTTCTGTAGAAGAATACACGCTAAGGGCCAGATCAGAGGAGAAAGCCTTGGCGTTGACTTATACACAGAGGGAACGGAATTTGTGATGAATGCAACATTTCAACATGAGGAGCAGTGCAGGATGAATTAACAAACGATTCTGAGACAATTAGGGGAAAATAAAGTGACTGGGTAGAATGATAGCCCACTTTCCCACCAATACCTCTCTGCCCACTTGAAATGTCACTGTCATCAGATGCTCTAGAATAATTTCCAGATCCACTAAAGAGATACATTTTAATGTCGATCACTGTTGTGTTTGGCCTTATGCTAAACACCTACCATGATTAATAGATGTAATCCTCAGAAAGCGCCTCTGAGGTAGGTAGTGTTATAAGCATCACAGTACATACGAGGAAATGGAGGTACAGAGAGGTTAAGTGCCTGGGTAAGATTCACACAGATGACTTGAGGTGAGGCTGTTCCAGACAGTCTGGCTCCAGTACCCACACTTTTGACCTCTACAGTAAATGGAAAAAATGAAGCCATAGAGGAGACTGGAAGCCAACATGGGGCGAACATTTATCTCATTTTCAAGTGCAAAAGACTTAAAACACAAAACCGTAGACAAAAGCTGCACGAGAAAAGAGTAATCTAAACACATAAAAGACACGTGTGTTACAAAGCACAATAAGTAGGACAAAAGCAAGTGACAGCCAGTTGCAGTGGCGTGTGTGCTTTATCCCAtctctcaggagccagaggcagaggcagacagatggatCTTTGtaagtgtgaggtcagcctggcctacacagtgagttttaggccagccagggctatagagtgagaacttgtctcaaaccaaacaaaaaacaaacaaacaaacaaacaaaaaacaaaaaacaaaaaaacccccaaaatcaaaaaacaaacaaaaaaacccaaccaaaacacacacacacacacacacacacacacacacacacacacacacacacacacacacacaaaacccctacacaaacagggctggagagatggctccatgggtaagagccttggctgttcttccagaggaggTAGCACCTTATTTTCAAGTGGCAGAAGACTTTTAAAACATGAAACCCTTGAAAGAAgccacacaaatgccagcacccacgtaaccctctgtaactccagtcccatggCATCccacaccatcttctggcctctgtgagcaccaggcacacatatggtacacatgcatgcaaaacatgTGTGCCTATAaactaagtaaatgaataaaattaaaatacagatgGTGAATTTCAGGGAGATGTGTGGCATATACATGTAACCAATAGAAAGTTACTATCCTTTCCAAATTAAGAGCTATcgaaaattttgaaaaatcatgaGCACTCTATTAGGATGAAGATCATGATCATGAAACTCTAGCCCACAGACTACAAATGGCCAATAGTCATTAAAAGTAACCAAAATGCAAACTTTAACAATGTCAGTTTTCCTTATAATGGGGAAGGATTAAAAATGGCAACACACTCCTAAGATTAGCTTgaatagaaacaacaaaataagacaaggttTTTACCCtctctgcagattgcttttccAAAACTTGTTAaagtttgtatttattatttatttttccccaGCTACTCCATTTTCACAATCCAAGAGTCAGGTGTAGATCTTTGGAATCAGAAAAAACCCGAATGTCCCAGCCCTTAATTCAAGCAATCAAAATTCATGGTGATGTGAGGACATAAAAGATCACGTGTTCATTTTTTTAGTATGCTCCAAAATGATATTGATTGAATAAAGCAGAAACAAACCCAATATACAGCTATGATtctaatttgtttaaaaatactATAGCAAACAGCGAGAACTTACCATATCCCAGGCCATAGCACTAAGCCTGCATAGCCCAGCTCATCCTAATCCTGAACTGCCTGCTCTCCTTGGACATGGATTCTGGTCACAGTCATACAGTCAGTCCTTTGCTAAACTGTACTTGACCGAGGGTGTTCTTATATGACACAAGCAGAAGTTCAGTTAAATGCCAAGACTGACCTGACAGCTCACAGTCCTCCTAAGACACACAGAACTGATGCTCACTCTTGGAAAACAGAGCTCTTGAGCCATTAGTAGGTGCTGGTGGTGTACAAATATCTGTGCTGGATAGCAGGTGGGAAAGCAGCTGAAGGAAGGCGAGCCAAGAGTCAGAGGtggaggaaagaaatggaaggtGGGTGGCCAGGCTGGAAGAGATAGACAGGAATACAGTCAGAGCCTGGGAAAGACAGACTGGGCACtgaagggagaaagacagagccaggcaaagaggcagagaagtGGAGGACAGCAGGAGGAAAAGACACGAGATGCAGCTCTCCTTTCGAGTTCTAGCTGGACAACATTTGAGTTGTCCAAAGCTCTGGCGGTCATGGAGACCAGCAGTTGATAGACACATGTTAAAAAACCCTGTCTATCTGTATGTCAACCAATCCATGTACTTTTTGCCCCTGTCTAAGGACCAACTGCTCCAGCTGTCTGGCATTTAGGATGAGTGGTATTAGTTTCAAAAGTCCTTACCTGCAGTGTGTCCGGCTGTACTGGAGGGCTCCTGACACTCCTTCCCTGCCACTTTCTCCAGCAGAGCTGTGTCTGGTGGGGGAGAGCAGGGACACTCACCTGAGTGAAGTGGACTGACAGAGAGGGATCAGCCTGGCTTGTGGGAAACTGCCACATTATCAAAAACAACTTTGCTTTTATACCGAGAAGAAAAAACCACGGTGTGGAAGCCGCAGACCTCTCTCTTCTaataatccatttttttttatgagtgtgtgtgtgctgataaT
The window above is part of the Rattus norvegicus strain BN/NHsdMcwi chromosome X, GRCr8, whole genome shotgun sequence genome. Proteins encoded here:
- the Foxp3 gene encoding forkhead box protein P3 isoform X1, whose protein sequence is MLTFLHHPWNACDFTPLLSFQPASDKNLMPNPRPAKPMAPSLAPGPSPGGLPSWKTAPKGSELLGTRGPGGPFQGRDLRSGAHTSSSSLNPLPPSQLQLPTVPLVMVAPSGARLGPSPHLQALLQDRPHFMHQLSTVDAHGHTPVLQVRPLDNPAMIGLPPPTAATGVFSLKARPGLPPGINVASLEWVSREPALLCTFPRSGTPRKDSNLLAAPQGSYPLLANGVCKWPGCEKAFEEPGEFLKHCQADHLLDEKGKAQCLLQREVVQSLEQQLELEKEKLGAMQAHLAGKMALTKAPPVASVDKSSCCLVATSTQGSVLPAWSSPREASDSLFAVRRHLWGSHGNSTFPEFFHNMDYFKYHNMRPPFTYATLIRWAILEAPERQRTLNEIYHWFTRMFAYFRNHPATWKNAIRHNLSLHKCFVRVESEKGAVWTVDEFEFRKKRSQRPSKCSNPCP
- the Foxp3 gene encoding forkhead box protein P3 translates to MPNPRPAKPMAPSLAPGPSPGGLPSWKTAPKGSELLGTRGPGGPFQGRDLRSGAHTSSSSLNPLPPSQLQLPTVPLVMVAPSGARLGPSPHLQALLQDRPHFMHQLSTVDAHGHTPVLQVRPLDNPAMIGLPPPTAATGVFSLKARPGLPPGINVASLEWVSREPALLCTFPRSGTPRKDSNLLAAPQGSYPLLANGVCKWPGCEKAFEEPGEFLKHCQADHLLDEKGKAQCLLQREVVQSLEQQLELEKEKLGAMQAHLAGKMALTKAPPVASVDKSSCCLVATSTQGSVLPAWSSPREASDSLFAVRRHLWGSHGNSTFPEFFHNMDYFKYHNMRPPFTYATLIRWAILEAPERQRTLNEIYHWFTRMFAYFRNHPATWKNAIRHNLSLHKCFVRVESEKGAVWTVDEFEFRKKRSQRPSKCSNPCP